Proteins encoded together in one Miscanthus floridulus cultivar M001 chromosome 16, ASM1932011v1, whole genome shotgun sequence window:
- the LOC136513543 gene encoding uncharacterized protein — MEQIGFLLWAVLFYLVGLATPTQVSLPPSLLQNQDDSRMKTRPSNAVLSRAMRSRKSVVAVIVERPPSPPDTEPAMSYGSGFVIKDGPPSSLVLTCHHVVKHAVSVRIRRVVVGAGVQEFAATVIKSEDTTDIAVLRVPGLRSELSLALNFTSPLQVNEPAVTIGYRNLEGMLDEISLARLPATSPGCIREVPEDFLEEFRKEAGKRIIGEEGGVVHELILLNCVSTNGVSGGPVVDKHGVIGMATKVGITMHIMLAVSSDTIRGVLKDFAGLPANGLSAMEEVLSRLGRR; from the exons ATGGAG CAAATTGGCTTCCTTCTATGGGCTGTATTATTTTATTTGGTGGGCCTCGCGACCCCGACCCAAGTctcactccctccctccctcttacAGAACCAGGACGACAGCAGGATGAAGACACGGCCCAGTAACGCGGTTCTCTCGAGAGCTATGCGCTCGAGGAAGAGCGTGGTGGCCGTGATCGTCGAGAGGCCACCATCCCCACCCGACACCGAACCAGCCATGTCGTATGGCAGCGGCTTCGTCATCAAGGATGGACCTCCCAGTTCACTCGTCCTCACGTGTCACCACGTGGTGAAACATGCCGTGTCCGTGCGCATAAGGAGGGTGGTGGTGGGAGCCGGAGTGCAAGAATTTGCAGCTACAGTGATCAAGAGCGAGGACACCACAGACATTGCCGTCCTCCGCGTTCCAGGGCTGAGGAGTGAGCTCTCTCTCGCGCTCAACTTTACGTCTCCACTCCAAGTCAACGAGCCTGCAGTTACAATTGGGTACCGCAACCTGGAAGGCATGTTGGATGAAATCTCTCTCGCAAGGCTGCCAGCTACTTCACCGGGATGCATCCG GGAGGTTCCTGAAGATTTCCTCGAGGAGTTCAGGAAGGAGGCTGGCAAACGAATCATCGGAGAAGAAGGTGGTGTAGTGCACGAACTGATACTTCTGAACTGCGTTAGCACCAATGGCGTGTCGGGTGGACCAGTAGTTGACAAACACGGTGTCATTGGCATGGCTACCAAAGTGGGTATCACTATGCACATAATGCTGGCTGTGTCGTCCGACACCATCCGCGGAGTACTCAAGGATTTTGCTGGTCTACCCGCCAAT GGGCTCTCTGCTATGGAGGAGGTGCTCTCTCGCTTGGGACGCCGGTGA